One part of the Haliotis asinina isolate JCU_RB_2024 chromosome 2, JCU_Hal_asi_v2, whole genome shotgun sequence genome encodes these proteins:
- the LOC137273241 gene encoding uncharacterized protein, translated as MAAMRHSVYLHVLSTFNIILIGLATNGSTFCEQVRCENNNPCRTIFSHGKGDSHVSAECVCHGKWAGTLCESQIHVTPGVVTSSSAEVVISFKNPYTNTVQPNEHGFSYTLMYWNNSTDHACALLQELTSQSHHVVGLEPSTDYTICVESGMVETCFLTYHNDTTLSTNCLVVTTGEIPSHSHSNNAAAIAASILIVVVVLAILFAAIILRRRHFLLVDNLFGLCRCACCRKKRPQESMAATDLIVSPDSPLMETSTKVDFAPSSPGKPKHRLLKQRTRGYAAYSTKNEKKIVLTTVLEYNQDGEVSESDPLSHIT; from the exons ATGGCAGCCATGCGCCATTCCGTGTATCTCCATGTACTCTCTACCTTCAACATCATCCTCATTGGACTTGCCA CCAATGGAAGCACATTCTGCGAGCAAGTGCGCTGTGAGAACAACAACCCTTGCAGAACTATCTTCTCCCACGGGAAGGGTGACAGCCATGTGTCTGCCGAATGTGTGTGTCATGGGAAGTGGGCGGGGACATTGTGCGAGTCACAGATCCACGTGACACCTGGCGTCGTCACGTCCTCCAGTGCCGAGGTCGTCATCAGTTTCAAAAATCCTTACACAAACACTGTCCAGCCCAATGAACATGGCTTCTCCTACACACTCATGTATTGGAACAACAGCACAGATCATGCATGCGCATTGTTACAGGAACTGACATCACAGTCCCATCATGTCGTTGGTTTGGAACCAAGCACAGATTATACTATATGTGTTGAAAGTGGGATGGTGGAAACGTGTTTCTTAACGTACCACAACGACACGACTTTATCCACAAACTGCCTGGTCGTTACAACGGGGGAAATTCCTAGTCATTCTCATTCTAACAACGCAGCCGCCATTGCTGCCAGCATTCTCATTGTTGTCGTCGTATTAGCAATACTTTTTGCTGCAATCATTTTGAGAAGAAGACATTTTCTATTAGTTGACAATTTGTTTGGATTGTGTCGATGTGCGTGTTGTAGAAAGAAACGACCACAAGAATCGATGGCGGCGACTGATCTGATTGTCTCCCCTGATTCTCCCTTGATGGAGACCTCGACTAAAGTAGACTTTGCGCCTTCGAGCCCAGGGAAACCGAAGCATCGGTTGTTAAAACAACGGACGAGGGGTTATGCTGCATATTCAAcgaaaaatgaaaagaaaatagttCTGACAACTGTGTTAGAGTATAATCAAGATGGCGAGGTGTCAGAAAGTGATCCTTTGTCACATATAACGTGA